A window from Nitrospira sp. ND1 encodes these proteins:
- a CDS encoding 4a-hydroxytetrahydrobiopterin dehydratase, with protein MSLADNKCIPCRGGVPPLPVDRTQTLLQEVGRGWSLNAQGHLERLYTFKDFAQSLAFANKVGAVAEAEGHHPDLYVAWGKCKVEIWTHKINGLTESDFYLAAKADREFEPFRAGA; from the coding sequence ATGAGTCTGGCCGACAATAAATGTATTCCCTGTCGAGGCGGAGTCCCTCCCCTCCCCGTCGATCGTACACAGACCTTGTTGCAAGAGGTGGGGCGTGGGTGGTCGCTGAATGCCCAAGGCCATCTCGAACGGCTTTATACATTCAAGGATTTTGCGCAGTCGCTGGCATTTGCGAATAAGGTCGGCGCAGTGGCTGAAGCCGAGGGCCATCACCCGGATCTGTATGTAGCCTGGGGAAAATGTAAAGTCGAGATCTGGACACACAAGATCAACGGCCTCACGGAGAGCGATTTTTATCTGGCCGCCAAAGCGGATCGAGAGTTTGAACCGTTCCGGGCGGGGGCCTAA
- a CDS encoding cyclic nucleotide-binding/CBS domain-containing protein, which translates to MLVQDVMSTGVVTARRNESVRSVVTKMLSRHCGAIPVVEDGELLIGMVTLRDVLIPLYPNYGEYIHDNVHSRDFVEMEEGYADVLTQRVEEVMSLNPLTVTPRTPVLEAASYMGLKNFRRIPVVEKGTLVGMVSVGDINRGLFFERGHAVMDEHRVAQPSGR; encoded by the coding sequence ATGCTTGTCCAGGATGTCATGTCTACCGGGGTGGTCACGGCCAGGCGAAATGAGTCGGTCCGTAGCGTGGTCACCAAGATGCTGAGTCGTCATTGCGGCGCCATTCCGGTCGTCGAGGACGGTGAGCTCTTGATCGGCATGGTGACGCTGCGCGATGTCTTGATTCCTCTTTATCCCAATTACGGCGAATATATTCATGACAATGTGCACAGCCGGGATTTTGTGGAGATGGAGGAGGGCTATGCGGACGTCCTCACTCAACGAGTTGAGGAGGTCATGAGCCTGAATCCGCTGACAGTGACGCCACGGACCCCGGTGCTTGAAGCCGCGTCCTATATGGGCTTGAAAAATTTTCGCCGGATTCCGGTGGTCGAGAAGGGGACATTGGTCGGGATGGTCAGCGTGGGCGACATCAATCGAGGGCTCTTTTTCGAACGAGGGCATGCCGTGATGGATGAACACAGGGTCGCACAACCGTCAGGGCGATAG
- a CDS encoding glycerophosphodiester phosphodiesterase family protein: MWKARSFHADLIEIDLRATSDGHLVLLHDDTIDRTTNKSGHVSEMSLEQIQRLDAGNWQRVPTLEEALDVAGRAIGMILELKVEGIGNEACAIVKRTGFPGPLIYASFLMPELQRVRQTDPDAKIMVLQHRRLPPDPVADVVALDASHVGLHFSTVTPMLLQTYHNLGRQVFVYTVNESQDIQRMRNLGVDGIISDFPDRI, encoded by the coding sequence ATTTGGAAAGCCCGCTCGTTTCACGCAGATCTCATCGAAATCGACCTTCGCGCAACCAGCGACGGCCATCTTGTGTTGCTGCACGACGACACCATCGACCGCACCACCAACAAGAGCGGACACGTGTCCGAGATGTCGCTTGAGCAAATCCAACGGCTCGATGCGGGGAACTGGCAGCGTGTCCCCACGCTGGAGGAAGCCTTGGACGTTGCGGGACGCGCAATCGGTATGATTCTGGAACTCAAAGTGGAGGGAATCGGCAACGAGGCCTGCGCGATCGTCAAGCGCACCGGCTTCCCCGGACCGTTGATCTATGCGTCGTTTCTGATGCCGGAGCTGCAGCGCGTGCGGCAAACCGATCCCGACGCGAAGATTATGGTCTTGCAGCACCGCCGGCTGCCGCCGGACCCTGTAGCCGATGTCGTCGCTTTGGATGCCTCCCATGTCGGACTCCACTTTTCGACGGTCACACCCATGCTGCTGCAGACGTATCACAACCTCGGACGACAGGTCTTTGTCTACACCGTGAATGAATCGCAAGACATCCAACGCATGCGCAACCTGGGCGTGGACGGGATCATCTCCGACTTCCCGGACCGCATCTGA
- a CDS encoding mechanosensitive ion channel family protein, with protein MSFLDVFVRGDFIDPATLVGAAFYAFLFILIAWFLARMIRLGVRRVAYLLSDQAASTLLIRLGQVVVYTLAVILYFNAIPQLHSVGTALLASAGVASILFGLAAQTTLSNLVSGFALLFYQPFEVGDRVQLSAPTGLETGVVDEMTMGYILVKTVDDRHIVVPNSVAAQQIVVKLRAS; from the coding sequence ATGTCTTTTCTTGACGTGTTTGTTCGCGGAGATTTCATCGATCCTGCCACCTTGGTCGGGGCTGCGTTTTACGCGTTCTTATTTATCCTGATTGCCTGGTTCCTCGCTCGTATGATCAGGTTGGGCGTGCGCCGGGTGGCGTATCTTCTGAGCGATCAGGCGGCCTCGACGTTGCTGATCAGGCTGGGGCAAGTGGTGGTCTATACCCTGGCGGTCATTCTCTACTTCAACGCGATCCCACAACTGCACTCCGTAGGGACGGCGTTGCTGGCGAGTGCCGGTGTGGCGTCGATCCTCTTCGGTTTGGCGGCGCAGACCACGCTCAGCAACCTGGTGTCCGGCTTTGCCTTGCTGTTCTATCAGCCGTTCGAGGTGGGCGATCGTGTGCAACTGTCTGCACCGACCGGACTCGAAACCGGCGTGGTCGATGAGATGACCATGGGCTATATTTTGGTGAAGACGGTCGATGACCGTCATATCGTGGTGCCGAATAGCGTCGCTGCCCAGCAGATCGTGGTGAAGCTACGTGCGTCTTAA
- a CDS encoding DUF4412 domain-containing protein, with translation MRTVMLGLAGGVLLTAVAVVVSASGFEGLMLLNETSDGTTMQQQWFLKGDKLRFEETGPDAEKGAMIFDAKKKVMYSLQHGEKIYMEIPTGETSKAAPDRSEDVVVIKTGKRDQAAGYPCEIYHTKDKSDGSTGELCIARGIGNAAMFGMMSAQAGGASLLPGWMRELFKDGGFPIKGVDRDAKGNEEARWEVVNIEKKSLDDALFLPPADYKKQDMAVIRQQSGDAMKEGRSPADR, from the coding sequence ATGCGTACGGTCATGCTGGGTCTGGCGGGAGGCGTCTTGCTGACGGCTGTTGCGGTAGTCGTGTCGGCGAGTGGTTTTGAGGGCCTCATGCTCCTGAATGAGACGAGCGACGGGACGACCATGCAGCAGCAGTGGTTTCTGAAGGGCGACAAGCTGCGGTTTGAGGAAACGGGTCCGGATGCGGAAAAAGGCGCCATGATCTTCGATGCAAAGAAGAAGGTGATGTACAGCCTTCAGCACGGCGAAAAGATTTATATGGAGATCCCCACGGGGGAGACGTCCAAGGCTGCGCCGGACAGGTCGGAGGATGTTGTAGTCATCAAGACTGGAAAACGCGACCAGGCCGCGGGGTATCCGTGCGAGATCTATCACACGAAAGACAAGTCGGACGGCAGCACCGGCGAGCTCTGTATCGCGAGGGGAATCGGGAATGCGGCCATGTTCGGGATGATGAGCGCGCAAGCGGGCGGTGCTTCGTTGTTGCCGGGGTGGATGCGTGAGCTGTTTAAGGACGGCGGGTTTCCGATCAAGGGTGTGGATCGTGACGCCAAGGGGAATGAGGAGGCTCGCTGGGAAGTCGTGAACATCGAAAAGAAAAGCCTCGACGATGCATTGTTCCTCCCTCCCGCCGACTACAAGAAACAGGACATGGCCGTGATCAGGCAGCAGTCCGGCGATGCGATGAAAGAGGGGCGGTCACCGGCGGACCGGTAA
- a CDS encoding DUF4412 domain-containing protein, translated as MHRRWPIVVATVALSLAPLSARAGEFEGVLHMTTSHADTDMKSAMDWYLKGDKGRMEMSRGEGRTSVMIFDATTGTMQMAMPGQKSYMEFSLAGERGEHLAQAFENQVVERTGKTETIAGYSCEIWRITDKEQHRLKSHVCVAKGFGKAATFWADPKDARRSSQPGWMKQLAEEGGFAIRSIQYDEAGKESMRMEVTSIDKKSLDAGLFAFPADWAKQDMSAMQERMKAMREQKGQGKADLSKMLEDMKKRKAARRGAGEPAGEAGPQPDMQEIMRQLSEAMKKQQVQPQGGQ; from the coding sequence ATGCACAGAAGATGGCCGATTGTTGTCGCGACCGTTGCCTTGAGTCTCGCTCCACTCTCTGCCCGCGCCGGTGAGTTTGAAGGTGTGCTCCACATGACGACCAGTCACGCGGACACCGATATGAAGAGCGCGATGGACTGGTATCTCAAGGGTGACAAGGGCCGCATGGAAATGTCTCGCGGCGAAGGGCGCACGAGCGTCATGATCTTCGACGCCACGACCGGAACGATGCAGATGGCGATGCCCGGGCAGAAGTCTTATATGGAATTCAGCCTGGCGGGCGAGCGTGGGGAGCATCTCGCGCAGGCGTTCGAAAATCAGGTCGTCGAGCGGACGGGGAAGACCGAGACGATTGCGGGATATTCCTGCGAGATCTGGCGCATCACCGACAAGGAACAGCATCGACTGAAGAGCCACGTCTGTGTGGCCAAGGGGTTCGGAAAAGCCGCGACGTTCTGGGCTGACCCGAAGGATGCTCGGCGGTCTTCGCAGCCCGGCTGGATGAAGCAACTCGCCGAGGAGGGAGGATTCGCCATCCGGAGCATTCAGTATGACGAAGCGGGCAAGGAATCCATGCGCATGGAAGTGACCAGCATCGACAAAAAGAGCTTGGATGCCGGCCTCTTTGCCTTCCCGGCTGACTGGGCGAAGCAGGACATGTCGGCGATGCAGGAACGGATGAAGGCGATGCGCGAGCAAAAGGGGCAGGGTAAGGCGGATCTCTCCAAGATGCTGGAGGACATGAAAAAGCGCAAAGCCGCGCGCCGCGGTGCGGGTGAGCCAGCCGGTGAGGCCGGGCCGCAACCGGATATGCAAGAGATCATGAGGCAGCTCAGCGAGGCGATGAAAAAACAGCAGGTACAACCGCAAGGCGGGCAGTAG
- a CDS encoding polyphosphate kinase 2 family protein, whose amino-acid sequence MEKGDMKAYRIEPGCRLALKRFDPDDTGAYKKNEDGKAKAKAAADELIATLDQLQERLYANGSRALLIVLQGMDTSGKDGTIKHVMSGVNPQGCKVVTFKTPSAEELSHDFLWRVHQKAPAKGQIGIFNRSHYEDVLITRVHGWVSDKVVTRRFNQIKEFEELLAENGTAILKFFLHISKNEQKARLEARIHDPEKRWKWNSGDLEERKLWDEYMTAFEEVIAATSTDQAPWYIVPANRKWYRNLVVAELVVQALTTMKLSTPPAPKGVNFKTLKIV is encoded by the coding sequence GTGGAGAAGGGTGACATGAAAGCCTATCGCATCGAGCCCGGCTGCCGACTGGCATTAAAACGGTTCGATCCCGATGACACCGGGGCGTACAAGAAGAACGAAGATGGAAAGGCGAAGGCCAAGGCGGCGGCGGACGAACTCATTGCGACACTCGATCAATTGCAGGAGCGTCTCTATGCCAACGGCTCGCGCGCCCTGTTGATCGTGCTACAGGGCATGGACACCAGCGGCAAGGACGGCACGATCAAGCACGTCATGTCCGGGGTTAATCCGCAGGGCTGCAAGGTGGTGACTTTTAAAACGCCTTCCGCAGAAGAGCTCTCCCACGACTTCCTCTGGCGCGTGCATCAGAAGGCGCCCGCCAAGGGCCAGATCGGAATCTTCAACCGTTCGCACTATGAAGACGTGTTGATTACGCGGGTGCATGGCTGGGTCTCGGACAAAGTCGTGACCCGCCGCTTTAATCAGATCAAGGAATTCGAGGAACTCCTTGCCGAGAACGGGACGGCCATTCTGAAATTTTTCCTCCATATTTCGAAAAACGAACAGAAGGCCCGCCTGGAAGCCCGCATTCACGATCCCGAAAAGCGGTGGAAATGGAATTCCGGGGACCTGGAAGAGCGCAAACTGTGGGACGAGTATATGACGGCGTTCGAAGAGGTGATCGCGGCCACCAGCACCGACCAGGCCCCCTGGTACATCGTGCCGGCCAATCGAAAATGGTATCGCAATCTCGTGGTGGCGGAACTGGTTGTTCAGGCGCTGACGACGATGAAGCTCTCGACCCCTCCGGCTCCGAAGGGAGTGAATTTCAAGACGCTGAAGATCGTCTAG
- a CDS encoding macro domain-containing protein: MLKEVTGDILLSTAGAIAHGIAPHDNFKQGLALSLREQWPGMYKDFRHYCQTYNPKPGGAWSWKGPNSPVIINLFTQEPPASDQDRPGKATLPNVNHALQALKKELQEHQVKSVALPRLATGVGGLEWEKVYPLLQQALKDLNIPVYVYGQYKKGVTAQET, encoded by the coding sequence ATGCTCAAGGAAGTGACCGGAGACATTCTCTTATCCACCGCCGGCGCGATCGCACACGGCATTGCCCCCCACGACAATTTCAAGCAGGGCTTGGCCTTGTCGCTTCGTGAGCAGTGGCCGGGCATGTACAAAGATTTTCGCCACTATTGCCAAACCTACAATCCCAAACCGGGCGGCGCCTGGTCCTGGAAAGGCCCGAATTCCCCGGTCATCATCAATCTGTTTACGCAAGAGCCGCCGGCCAGCGATCAGGATCGTCCCGGAAAGGCCACCTTACCCAACGTCAATCATGCGCTCCAGGCATTGAAGAAGGAACTGCAGGAGCATCAGGTGAAGAGCGTGGCGCTGCCTCGTCTGGCAACGGGAGTCGGCGGACTGGAATGGGAGAAAGTCTATCCCTTGCTCCAGCAGGCCTTGAAAGACCTGAATATTCCTGTGTACGTCTACGGTCAGTACAAAAAAGGGGTGACGGCCCAGGAAACCTAG
- the otsB gene encoding trehalose-phosphatase has protein sequence MLSTPGKRVLDRLAGQAEALFAFDFDGTLARIVQDRHAAVLTHPIREALHALAVTAPTAVISGRSLADLSPRVDGIPAHLIGNHGLEGLHTSERVMHQAQDCCRAWLKTVSKDERNLTRAGVVVEDKTYSVTFHYRQACSPQLAREAIFHTVSMLAPAPRLVLGKAVVNAIPSGNLHKGSAMLELMHQLKSSGALYVGDDDTDEDVFSLPDERIVTVRIGKKAATAAQWYLARQSQIGLLLQYLTRARGRLASA, from the coding sequence GTGCTCAGCACTCCAGGCAAGCGTGTCCTCGATCGGCTGGCCGGCCAGGCCGAGGCGTTGTTTGCGTTCGATTTCGACGGCACGCTGGCGCGAATCGTTCAAGACCGGCATGCCGCCGTCCTTACCCACCCTATTCGCGAGGCCCTGCACGCCCTGGCAGTGACGGCGCCGACGGCGGTCATTTCGGGACGCTCACTTGCCGACCTCAGCCCGCGCGTGGACGGCATCCCCGCGCATCTCATCGGCAATCACGGGCTCGAAGGGCTGCATACGTCGGAGCGGGTCATGCACCAGGCCCAGGATTGTTGCCGCGCCTGGTTGAAGACGGTGTCCAAAGACGAGCGAAATCTGACGCGAGCGGGAGTGGTGGTAGAGGACAAGACCTATTCGGTCACGTTTCATTATCGTCAGGCTTGCTCACCGCAGCTCGCGCGTGAGGCGATCTTTCATACCGTGTCGATGCTGGCCCCTGCGCCCAGGCTCGTGTTGGGCAAAGCCGTGGTGAATGCCATCCCCTCCGGCAATCTCCACAAAGGGTCGGCGATGTTGGAATTGATGCACCAGCTGAAGAGTTCCGGTGCTCTGTACGTCGGCGATGACGATACCGATGAGGATGTGTTTTCGCTGCCGGATGAGCGCATCGTCACGGTGCGCATCGGAAAGAAGGCTGCGACTGCCGCACAATGGTATCTTGCGCGGCAGTCGCAGATCGGACTCTTGCTACAGTATCTGACCCGGGCCCGAGGCCGTCTGGCGTCGGCCTAG
- a CDS encoding trehalose-6-phosphate synthase, whose translation MRLSLRFILPLLLVLGVVAYSVVPLVDSLTLKWFTRDLESRSKLLASTMEVPLADLVVSRSRTKIFAYFHKVIQDERLYALGFCDTQQRLLYQTLTYPDQLSCESLAHLAPGSSEVVEFAQGPLHVVVATIQSGGKAQGRLMLVHDMSFVHQRSTDTKWYIFYLFVGLAGLISAVTVLVAQLSWRGWVAGVRAMLTSKGLPPESAGAHSSELHPVAQDLHALVRELEADRRMRDESQITWSPASLKTILHEHLSGDEILIVSNRQPYIHNRRGQKIEVQVPASGLVSALEPVMRACSGVWIAHGNGSADREVVDSRDHVRVPPDHPSYDIRRIWLSPDEESGFYYGFSNEGLWPLCHNAHVRPTFRTSDWEQYVAVNERFAKAVVEEAKTDDPVILVQDYHFALLPKMVREKLPNATIIMFWHIPWPNSESYGICPWRQEILEGLLGSSIVGFHTREHGNHFLSCIDRILEARIDRDSSTVSYGGRLTAVNPYPISIEWPSRWLENQRPVPDCRVHIRERHAMGPDRLVGIGVDRLDYTKGIIERFLAVERLFELQPEWVGKFSFIQIAAPSRTIIDQYQHFHDQVYALAERINKRFGREGYEPIVLKVKHHEPPDVYEYYRASELCFVTSLHDGMNLVAKEFIAARDDEQGVLILSQFTGAAQELPEALVVNPYDIDQCAAALHMALSMPPKEQRARMRSMRGLIQEFNVYRWAGRMLMDAARMRRRIRVMKQVGQASGRGR comes from the coding sequence ATGCGGCTGTCCCTCCGGTTTATCCTTCCCCTCTTGCTGGTTTTGGGAGTCGTGGCGTATAGCGTCGTGCCCCTCGTCGATTCGCTCACGCTGAAGTGGTTCACGCGCGACCTCGAAAGCCGATCCAAACTACTGGCCAGCACGATGGAAGTGCCGTTGGCGGACCTGGTCGTTTCGCGTTCACGCACGAAGATCTTCGCCTACTTTCACAAAGTCATTCAGGACGAGCGGCTCTATGCGCTGGGTTTCTGCGATACCCAGCAGCGTCTGCTCTACCAGACGTTGACCTATCCCGACCAGCTGTCCTGCGAAAGTCTGGCGCATCTGGCGCCGGGCTCTTCGGAAGTGGTGGAGTTTGCGCAAGGACCGTTGCACGTGGTGGTCGCGACCATTCAGTCCGGAGGCAAAGCGCAGGGCCGGCTGATGCTGGTCCACGACATGAGTTTTGTGCACCAGCGCAGCACCGATACGAAGTGGTACATCTTTTATCTCTTCGTCGGACTCGCCGGGTTGATTTCCGCGGTGACCGTGCTCGTCGCGCAACTCAGCTGGCGAGGCTGGGTGGCCGGGGTGCGGGCCATGTTGACCAGCAAAGGGTTGCCGCCTGAATCCGCCGGAGCCCATTCGTCCGAACTGCATCCGGTGGCGCAGGATCTCCATGCGCTGGTGCGGGAATTGGAAGCCGATCGCCGGATGCGCGATGAAAGCCAGATCACCTGGAGTCCCGCCAGCCTCAAAACCATTCTGCATGAGCATCTGTCTGGCGACGAAATTCTAATTGTCTCCAATCGCCAGCCCTACATCCACAATCGGCGCGGGCAGAAAATCGAGGTGCAAGTGCCTGCCAGCGGGCTGGTGTCCGCCCTCGAACCGGTGATGCGGGCTTGTTCGGGCGTGTGGATCGCTCACGGCAACGGTTCAGCGGACCGGGAAGTCGTGGATAGCCGGGATCACGTACGGGTGCCGCCGGACCATCCTTCCTACGACATTCGCCGCATCTGGTTGTCGCCCGATGAAGAATCCGGGTTTTATTATGGGTTTTCCAACGAGGGCCTCTGGCCCTTATGCCACAATGCGCATGTCCGTCCGACGTTCAGGACTTCCGACTGGGAACAGTATGTGGCCGTCAACGAGCGGTTCGCGAAGGCGGTGGTGGAAGAGGCCAAGACGGATGATCCGGTGATCCTCGTGCAGGATTACCACTTTGCGCTGCTCCCGAAGATGGTGCGTGAGAAGCTGCCGAACGCCACCATCATCATGTTCTGGCATATTCCCTGGCCCAACTCCGAGAGCTACGGCATCTGCCCGTGGCGGCAGGAGATTCTGGAAGGCTTGCTCGGCAGCAGCATCGTCGGGTTCCACACCCGTGAGCATGGAAACCATTTCCTGTCCTGCATCGATCGCATCCTTGAGGCGCGCATCGACCGCGACAGCTCCACGGTGTCCTACGGCGGGCGCCTCACGGCGGTCAACCCCTACCCGATTTCCATCGAGTGGCCGTCGCGCTGGTTGGAGAATCAACGGCCGGTGCCGGACTGCCGGGTGCATATCCGCGAGCGTCATGCGATGGGACCCGATCGGCTGGTCGGGATCGGTGTCGACCGCTTGGACTACACCAAGGGCATCATCGAGCGATTTCTCGCCGTCGAACGATTGTTCGAGCTGCAGCCCGAGTGGGTCGGCAAGTTTTCCTTCATTCAGATCGCGGCGCCGAGCCGGACGATCATCGACCAGTACCAGCATTTCCACGATCAAGTCTACGCGCTGGCTGAGCGCATCAATAAGCGATTCGGCCGCGAAGGGTATGAGCCGATCGTGTTGAAGGTGAAACACCACGAGCCGCCGGATGTGTATGAGTATTACCGGGCTTCCGAGCTCTGCTTTGTCACGAGTCTGCATGACGGCATGAATCTGGTGGCGAAGGAATTCATCGCGGCCCGTGACGACGAACAAGGTGTGCTGATCCTCAGCCAGTTCACCGGAGCGGCGCAGGAGCTGCCGGAGGCGTTGGTGGTGAATCCCTACGATATCGACCAGTGCGCGGCGGCGTTGCACATGGCGCTCTCTATGCCCCCGAAGGAACAGCGCGCCCGTATGCGGAGCATGCGCGGACTGATTCAGGAGTTCAATGTCTACCGGTGGGCCGGTCGTATGCTCATGGACGCGGCCCGGATGCGCCGTCGTATCCGCGTGATGAAGCAGGTGGGACAAGCTTCGGGACGGGGGCGGTAA
- a CDS encoding glycoside hydrolase family 15 protein: MVGGMYPYGLIGNCHVSAHIHESGSVDWLCLPRPDSDPVFGRILDPEGGHFSISSPTSSAQVKTTQRYLPNTNILVTEVSTSKGDTFRITDFCPRFEQYGRVYRPAALFRIVEPLAGTPSIRVSCRPVTGWGKEYARGMRGNSHVRYDIRGEYLRLLTNMPLTYLYEERPFALTEKTYFALTWGLGIEDDLAKVSHEFLDQTTRYWRMWVKHCSIPVLHQEEVIRSALALKLHCYEDTGAILAALTTSLPEEPGGPRNWDYRYCWLRDAYFSLTAFHNLGHFEEMEGFLKFLLNIAYTHEHSRERLAPVYTLSQDLPLPETEHRNWAGFCGSAPVRNHNQAAEHIQNDVYGELVLALTPIFSDNRFYDLRTKDQEQLVANLARLCDRTIAQPDAGLWEIRNGWQEHSFSNLMCWAGLDRAHRMHKAGCLPSLTLDLDAARARAAQALLAASKDGSLRNGPKDDTYDASLAQAAILGFPNREVCEATMQSIARALAVQAGGKETGFYFRYLRTDDFGRPQSSFVICSFWVVQGLARLGRMAEAQQIMAQVLTGANHLGLFSEHFVPETRTQLGNFPQAYSHVGLINAAFAVSPSWTTVL; the protein is encoded by the coding sequence ATGGTCGGGGGCATGTACCCCTACGGACTCATCGGCAATTGCCACGTCTCCGCCCATATTCATGAAAGCGGGTCTGTGGACTGGCTCTGTCTGCCGAGACCGGATAGCGACCCGGTCTTCGGTCGAATCCTCGATCCGGAGGGAGGGCACTTTTCCATATCAAGCCCTACCAGCTCCGCTCAAGTCAAGACAACGCAACGCTACCTTCCTAATACAAATATCCTGGTGACCGAGGTCTCCACGTCAAAGGGCGACACCTTCAGGATCACGGACTTCTGCCCGCGCTTCGAACAGTACGGCCGCGTGTACCGTCCCGCCGCCCTCTTTCGCATCGTCGAACCGCTCGCCGGCACTCCCTCCATCCGCGTGAGTTGCCGCCCGGTCACGGGATGGGGAAAAGAATATGCCCGCGGCATGCGCGGCAACAGCCACGTCCGGTACGACATCCGCGGGGAGTACCTCCGGTTGTTGACCAACATGCCCCTGACCTACTTGTACGAGGAACGCCCTTTCGCCCTCACCGAGAAAACGTACTTTGCGCTCACCTGGGGCCTGGGCATCGAAGACGATCTCGCCAAGGTCAGTCACGAGTTCCTCGACCAGACGACCCGCTACTGGCGCATGTGGGTGAAACATTGCTCGATCCCGGTGCTGCACCAGGAAGAAGTCATTCGTTCCGCGCTCGCACTGAAACTCCATTGTTATGAAGACACGGGTGCCATCCTGGCCGCCTTAACGACCAGCCTCCCGGAAGAACCGGGCGGCCCACGGAATTGGGACTATCGGTACTGCTGGCTGCGCGACGCCTATTTTTCCCTGACCGCCTTCCACAACCTCGGACACTTCGAAGAGATGGAAGGGTTTCTCAAGTTCCTGCTCAACATCGCCTATACGCATGAACATTCGCGGGAGCGACTCGCGCCCGTGTATACACTCAGCCAGGATCTCCCGCTGCCGGAAACCGAACACCGGAACTGGGCCGGCTTCTGCGGAAGCGCGCCGGTGCGCAATCACAATCAGGCCGCCGAACATATCCAAAACGATGTCTATGGCGAACTGGTCCTCGCGCTGACCCCGATCTTCTCCGACAACCGCTTCTACGATCTGCGGACCAAAGATCAGGAACAACTCGTCGCCAACCTCGCCCGACTCTGCGACCGCACCATCGCCCAACCGGATGCAGGCTTGTGGGAGATCCGCAACGGCTGGCAGGAACATTCGTTCTCGAATCTGATGTGCTGGGCAGGACTCGACCGGGCCCATCGCATGCACAAGGCGGGCTGTCTGCCGTCATTGACGCTCGACCTCGATGCGGCGCGCGCGCGCGCCGCACAAGCACTGCTGGCCGCATCAAAAGACGGCTCGCTGCGCAACGGCCCCAAAGACGACACCTACGACGCCTCGCTGGCCCAGGCGGCAATTCTTGGCTTTCCCAACCGAGAGGTGTGTGAAGCCACGATGCAGAGCATCGCGCGCGCGCTGGCCGTGCAAGCCGGCGGGAAGGAAACCGGCTTCTACTTCCGCTACCTGCGCACCGACGATTTCGGCCGGCCGCAATCCAGCTTTGTCATCTGTTCCTTCTGGGTCGTCCAGGGACTCGCGCGGCTCGGACGAATGGCGGAAGCGCAGCAGATTATGGCGCAGGTCCTGACCGGCGCAAACCATCTGGGGCTCTTCTCAGAACATTTCGTCCCCGAAACCCGCACCCAGCTCGGGAACTTCCCGCAGGCTTATTCCCACGTCGGCCTGATCAATGCCGCCTTCGCCGTCAGTCCGTCCTGGACGACGGTGCTGTAA
- a CDS encoding heme-binding beta-barrel domain-containing protein: MGDDLIKYLGPLAALAGVWEGDKGADVAPDDNRGTEHNAYRERLTFEPFGPVNNHEQQLYGLRYATVAWRLSDGAPFHEETGYWLWDAAAKQVLRCFIVPRGVTVLAGGTVEPDATSFQISADAGSDTYGICSNKFLDREFKTVRYELTVTLHGPDSFSYHEDTQLKMKGRNDLFHHTDTNRVTRVK, encoded by the coding sequence ATGGGTGACGACCTGATCAAGTATCTCGGTCCGTTGGCGGCGCTGGCCGGTGTGTGGGAAGGCGATAAGGGGGCCGACGTGGCGCCTGATGACAACCGGGGGACGGAACACAATGCCTATCGCGAGCGGTTGACCTTCGAGCCGTTCGGTCCGGTCAACAATCACGAACAACAGCTCTATGGCCTTCGTTATGCGACCGTGGCCTGGCGGTTGAGCGACGGGGCGCCGTTTCATGAAGAAACCGGCTACTGGTTGTGGGATGCGGCGGCGAAGCAGGTGCTGCGCTGTTTCATCGTGCCGCGCGGTGTCACGGTGCTGGCCGGAGGAACCGTGGAGCCGGACGCCACGTCGTTTCAGATTTCGGCGGATGCCGGATCGGATACGTATGGCATCTGTTCGAATAAGTTTCTGGATCGGGAGTTCAAGACCGTCCGGTATGAACTCACGGTGACCCTGCACGGCCCGGACAGTTTCAGCTACCACGAAGACACGCAGCTGAAGATGAAGGGTCGGAACGACCTGTTCCACCACACCGATACCAATCGGGTAACACGAGTCAAATAA